A genomic window from Silene latifolia isolate original U9 population chromosome Y, ASM4854445v1, whole genome shotgun sequence includes:
- the LOC141627407 gene encoding putative LRR receptor-like serine/threonine-protein kinase At1g67720 isoform X1, with amino-acid sequence MMSHGKSVDVVQNPNGDCEPYQKRRDFPTDDRKYCYILYTQERRRYLVRATFLYGTPGNVGAYPSFQLYLDATKWATVTVFDGSRTYVEEMIIRAPSNSVDVCLCCAATGSPFISTLELRPLNLSMYATDYEDDFYLKVSARVNFGAPSKDAVRYLDDPYDRIWESDQVKRPNFLVGVAPGTERINTTKDIEVNTREYPPVKVMQTAVVGTERNLSYRLTLDDFPANARAFAYFAEIESLKSNETRKFRMLQPYVPDYSNAVVNIAENANGTYKLYEPSYMNITLDFVLSFSFVQTEDSTKGPILNAIEISKYLQIGSKTDAQDVIALNAILAILPVSLATQNAGDPCIPLHWDWVICSVTSPPRITGIRLSRKNLTGALPSEIQNMDALTELMWAVDE; translated from the exons CCGAATGGAGATTGTGAACCTTACCAAAAAAGAAGGGATTTTCCGACAGATGACAGGAAATACTGCTACATATTATACACCCAAGAAAGAAGGAGATATCTTGTTAGGGCTACTTTTTTGTATGGTACACCGGGAAATGTGGGTGCATATCCGAGTTTTCAGCTGTATCTGGATGCAACTAAGTGGGCTACTGTGACTGTATTTGATGGATCAAGAACTTATGTTGAAGAGATGATTATTAGGGCACCGTCTAATTCTGTTGATGTTTGTCTTTGTTGTGCTGCTACCGGGTCTCCTTTCATCTCTACTTTGGAACTCCGACCATTAAATCTCTCTATGTACGCTACTGATTATGAGGATGATTTCTACTTGAAGGTTTCTGCTAGAGTCAACTTTGGTGCTCCATCAAAAGACGCCGTCAG GTACCTAGATGACCCATATGATCGAATATGGGAATCGGATCAAGTTAAAAGGCCGAATTTTTTAGTAGGGGTTGCTCCTGGTACCGAAAGGATTAACACAACTAAGGACATAGAAGTGAACACACGAGAGTATCCACCAGTTAAAGTGATGCAAACAGCAGTAGTTGGCACTGAAAGGAACTTGAGCTACAGGCTAACCCTAGATGATTTTCCTGCCAATGCTCGGGCATTTGCGTATTTTGCTGAGATTGAAAGTTTGAAATCCAACGAGACTCGAAAATTCCGGATGTTACAACCTTATGTACCTGATTACAGCAATGCAGTAGTGAATATAGCAGAGAATGCTAACGGAACCTACAAGCTCTATGAACCTAGCTACATGAATATTACCCTTGATTTTGTTCTGTCGTTTTCGTTTGTTCAGACCGAGGACTCTACAAAGGGTCCGATCCTCAATGCGATAGAGATCAGCAAATATCTGCAGATTGGCTCTAAGACTGATGCTCAAGATG TGATTGCCCTGAATGCCATCCTTGCCATATTGCCTGTCAGTCTTGCAACACAGAATGCAGGAGATCCTTGCATTCCATTGCACTGGGACTGGGTAATCTGCAGCGTAACTTCACCACCACGAATTACTGGAAT ACGTTTATCAAGAAAGAATCTGACGGGGGCTTTACCATCTGAGATTCAGAATATGGATGCACTGACGGAATT gatgtGGGCAGTAGATGAATAA
- the LOC141627407 gene encoding putative LRR receptor-like serine/threonine-protein kinase At1g67720 isoform X2 produces MMSHGKSVDVVQNPNGDCEPYQKRRDFPTDDRKYCYILYTQERRRYLVRATFLYGTPGNVGAYPSFQLYLDATKWATVTVFDGSRTYVEEMIIRAPSNSVDVCLCCAATGSPFISTLELRPLNLSMYATDYEDDFYLKVSARVNFGAPSKDAVRYLDDPYDRIWESDQVKRPNFLVGVAPGTERINTTKDIEVNTREYPPVKVMQTAVVGTERNLSYRLTLDDFPANARAFAYFAEIESLKSNETRKFRMLQPYVPDYSNAVVNIAENANGTYKLYEPSYMNITLDFVLSFSFVQTEDSTKGPILNAIEISKYLQIGSKTDAQDVIALNAILAILPVSLATQNAGDPCIPLHWDWVICSVTSPPRITGIRLSRKNLTGALPSEIQNMDALTEFS; encoded by the exons CCGAATGGAGATTGTGAACCTTACCAAAAAAGAAGGGATTTTCCGACAGATGACAGGAAATACTGCTACATATTATACACCCAAGAAAGAAGGAGATATCTTGTTAGGGCTACTTTTTTGTATGGTACACCGGGAAATGTGGGTGCATATCCGAGTTTTCAGCTGTATCTGGATGCAACTAAGTGGGCTACTGTGACTGTATTTGATGGATCAAGAACTTATGTTGAAGAGATGATTATTAGGGCACCGTCTAATTCTGTTGATGTTTGTCTTTGTTGTGCTGCTACCGGGTCTCCTTTCATCTCTACTTTGGAACTCCGACCATTAAATCTCTCTATGTACGCTACTGATTATGAGGATGATTTCTACTTGAAGGTTTCTGCTAGAGTCAACTTTGGTGCTCCATCAAAAGACGCCGTCAG GTACCTAGATGACCCATATGATCGAATATGGGAATCGGATCAAGTTAAAAGGCCGAATTTTTTAGTAGGGGTTGCTCCTGGTACCGAAAGGATTAACACAACTAAGGACATAGAAGTGAACACACGAGAGTATCCACCAGTTAAAGTGATGCAAACAGCAGTAGTTGGCACTGAAAGGAACTTGAGCTACAGGCTAACCCTAGATGATTTTCCTGCCAATGCTCGGGCATTTGCGTATTTTGCTGAGATTGAAAGTTTGAAATCCAACGAGACTCGAAAATTCCGGATGTTACAACCTTATGTACCTGATTACAGCAATGCAGTAGTGAATATAGCAGAGAATGCTAACGGAACCTACAAGCTCTATGAACCTAGCTACATGAATATTACCCTTGATTTTGTTCTGTCGTTTTCGTTTGTTCAGACCGAGGACTCTACAAAGGGTCCGATCCTCAATGCGATAGAGATCAGCAAATATCTGCAGATTGGCTCTAAGACTGATGCTCAAGATG TGATTGCCCTGAATGCCATCCTTGCCATATTGCCTGTCAGTCTTGCAACACAGAATGCAGGAGATCCTTGCATTCCATTGCACTGGGACTGGGTAATCTGCAGCGTAACTTCACCACCACGAATTACTGGAAT ACGTTTATCAAGAAAGAATCTGACGGGGGCTTTACCATCTGAGATTCAGAATATGGATGCACTGACGGAATT TTCATGA
- the LOC141634089 gene encoding uncharacterized protein LOC141634089: MQLFRMAFLNVSSIQVWMLFLQKLCEEQNHEGMSGVGFLCPTIMSQMGKDKIVNDEVMNYVECSLLKMRGVRIIFAPFCQGDHWFLAVICPLIHEAYFCDPKATSKRDVSFKHLIQIAFRSFRAQAGSTLKSGLSMKWSNIDCHQQTRSTECGYYVMRYMLDIVRHYQNIKDHKKWFGSKASYTIEEINEVRDLWATHFMDNLL; the protein is encoded by the exons GTTTTTACAAAAGCTTTGTGAGGAGCAGAATCATGAAGGGATGTCCGGTGTTGGATTTTTGTGCCCGACAATCATGTCTCAAATGGGAAAAGATAAAATAGTCAATGATGAAGTAATGAATTACGTGGAGTGCAGCTTGCTTAAGATGCGTGGTGTTCGTATCATATTTGCTCCATTTTGTCAAGG AGATCACTGGTTTCTAGCCGTTATTTGTCCGTTGATTCATGAGGCCTATTTCTGTGATCCAAAGGCAACGTCAAAGCGAGATGTCTCTTTTAAGCACTTGATACAGAT TGCTTTTCGATCTTTTAGGGCTCAAGCAGGTTCCACATTGAAATCAGGCTTATCAATGAAATGGAGTAACATTGAT TGTCATCAACAAACTCGAAGCACAGAGTGTGGCTATTATGTGATGCGGTACATGTTAGATATAGTGAGACACTACCAGAACATTAAAGATCATAAGAAG TGGTTTGGATCAAAAGCTTCTTATACGATTGAAGAGATCAACGAGGTTCGAGACTTGTGGGCTACTCACTTTATGGACAATCTTCTTTAG